A stretch of the Thiocystis violascens DSM 198 genome encodes the following:
- a CDS encoding DUF4259 domain-containing protein: MGAWSHEPFGNDDANDWAHGLEDANDLSLIESALDNALEAEEYLEAPEASEAVAAVEVVAKLLGKGTQTDSYTEKVDEWVKSVSARPDAALIAKARRTLERVLGENSELRELWEESGAEDWLDSIRSLQSAISA, from the coding sequence TTGGGTGCATGGTCACACGAGCCGTTCGGCAACGATGATGCAAATGATTGGGCGCATGGCTTGGAAGATGCCAACGACCTCTCGCTGATTGAGTCTGCTCTCGATAATGCTTTGGAAGCAGAAGAATACTTGGAAGCTCCAGAGGCTTCGGAAGCAGTCGCAGCAGTTGAAGTCGTGGCGAAGCTACTCGGGAAGGGAACGCAAACAGATTCCTATACGGAGAAAGTTGACGAGTGGGTCAAGTCGGTCTCGGCGAGGCCCGATGCGGCCCTCATCGCTAAAGCCAGGCGCACCCTTGAACGAGTTCTTGGCGAGAACAGCGAACTGCGGGAACTGTGGGAAGAGAGCGGAGCAGAGGACTGGCTGGACTCCATCCGCTCACTACAGAGCGCAATCAGTGCATAA
- a CDS encoding EVE domain-containing protein yields the protein MSDWLFKSEPETFGLDDLAARPGQTEPWDGVRNYQARNLLRDQMRIGDRILFYHSNCELPGIVGIAEVASAPRPDPTAFDPEARYFDPKSDPDQPRWYLVDVRYTRHLKRTIPLAELKAFAQGALDGMPLVRKGNRLSIMPVSPEQWEFILGLE from the coding sequence ATGAGCGACTGGCTCTTCAAATCCGAGCCCGAAACCTTCGGGCTCGATGACCTGGCAGCGCGCCCCGGCCAAACCGAACCCTGGGATGGGGTGCGCAATTATCAGGCGCGCAACCTGCTGCGCGACCAGATGCGGATCGGCGACCGGATTCTCTTCTATCACTCCAACTGCGAGCTTCCAGGCATCGTCGGGATCGCCGAGGTCGCAAGCGCGCCCCGCCCCGACCCGACCGCTTTCGATCCCGAGGCCAGGTATTTCGACCCCAAAAGCGACCCGGACCAACCGCGCTGGTATCTGGTGGACGTGCGCTATACGCGCCACCTGAAACGGACCATCCCGCTCGCGGAACTCAAGGCATTCGCACAGGGCGCGCTGGACGGAATGCCGCTGGTGCGCAAGGGCAATCGGCTCTCGATCATGCCGGTCAGCCCGGAACAGTGGGAGTTCATCCTCGGGTTGGAGTAG
- the metK gene encoding methionine adenosyltransferase has product MSKDYIFTSESVSEGHPDKMADQISDAVLDEIYRRDPNHAKARVACETLVKTGFVMLAGEITVTDADLKIDYEKVVRRVVKDIGYDNSDCGFDGNNCGVLIALGEQSRDINQGVDRATEEAQGAGDQGLMFGYATNETDLLMPAPIDYAHRLVKRQAAVRKNGTLPWLRPDAKSQITIRYSDGKPVAIDAVVLSTQHSEDVSESVLHEAVMEEIIKPVLTETGWLNAGTKYHINPTGKFVIGGPVGDCGLTGRKIIVDTYGGMARHGGGAFSGKDPSKVDRSAAYAGRYVAKNIVAAGLADKCEIQVSYAIGVAEPTSVSIDTFGTAAISEHRIIELIRAHFDLRPYGIMQMLDLTNRDLIKYQDTAAYGHFGRTEPGFTWERTDKADMLREAAGI; this is encoded by the coding sequence ATGAGCAAGGATTACATCTTCACGTCCGAATCCGTTTCCGAAGGCCACCCCGACAAGATGGCGGACCAGATTTCCGACGCCGTCCTCGACGAGATCTATCGTCGCGACCCCAACCACGCCAAGGCGCGCGTCGCCTGCGAAACCCTGGTCAAGACCGGCTTCGTCATGCTGGCCGGCGAGATCACCGTCACCGACGCGGACCTGAAGATCGACTATGAGAAGGTGGTGCGCCGGGTCGTCAAGGACATCGGCTACGACAACTCCGACTGCGGTTTCGACGGCAACAACTGCGGCGTGCTGATCGCGCTGGGCGAGCAGTCCAGAGACATCAACCAAGGCGTCGACCGCGCGACCGAGGAAGCCCAGGGCGCCGGCGATCAGGGTCTGATGTTCGGCTACGCCACCAACGAAACCGACCTGCTGATGCCGGCCCCGATCGACTACGCCCACCGGCTGGTCAAGCGTCAGGCCGCGGTCCGCAAGAACGGCACCCTGCCCTGGCTGCGCCCGGACGCCAAGTCGCAGATCACCATCCGCTACAGCGACGGCAAACCGGTCGCGATCGACGCCGTCGTCCTCTCCACCCAGCACAGCGAGGATGTCAGCGAAAGCGTGCTGCACGAGGCCGTGATGGAAGAGATCATCAAGCCCGTGCTCACCGAAACCGGCTGGCTGAACGCCGGCACCAAATACCACATCAACCCGACCGGCAAGTTCGTCATCGGCGGCCCGGTCGGCGACTGCGGCCTGACCGGACGCAAGATCATCGTCGACACCTACGGCGGCATGGCCCGTCACGGCGGCGGCGCCTTCTCCGGCAAGGATCCGTCCAAGGTCGACCGCTCGGCCGCCTATGCCGGCCGCTACGTCGCCAAGAACATCGTCGCCGCCGGACTGGCCGACAAGTGCGAGATCCAGGTCTCCTACGCCATCGGCGTCGCCGAGCCCACCTCGGTCTCGATCGACACCTTCGGCACCGCCGCGATCAGCGAGCATCGGATCATCGAACTCATCCGCGCCCATTTCGACCTGCGTCCCTACGGCATCATGCAGATGCTCGACCTGACCAACCGCGACCTGATCAAGTATCAGGACACGGCGGCCTATGGTCATTTCGGGCGGACCGAGCCGGGCTTCACCTGGGAGCGGACCGACAAGGCCGACATGCTGCGCGAGGCTGCCGGAATCTGA
- a CDS encoding GAF domain-containing protein: MIPDVASSPAFGQASLSNCEREQIQHAASIQPRGALLVVREPALDIVQASANAGDVFGCEESPLGWSLDDLGGGLEQRVRPHLRHPLSVIPLVLRGDVGRSRQAFDILVHRPPAGGLVIEFEPAGPAVELFGPVQSALQTIMDAPSLPALCDESARIFKEIAGYDRVMVYRFDDEGHGEVFAECCEPDQEPYLGNRYPDSDIPQIARRLYERNRIRLLVDVDDVPIPLLPRLSPLTGEDLDMSLCTLRSLSPIHLQYLRNMGVKATLVASLLVGGRLWGMVACHHRTSRPMQYEIRAACELLSEAVATRIAALESFVQAQAEISVRRLEQRMIEGIAREGDWTSALFDHPQSLLQPLDAAGAALFYDGRVLTTGEVPGTQELRGIAAWLDGQPSAPVMATAALGRESPRLAAVKSVASGVLATPISKCVGEYLLWFRPERVRTVTWAGNPFKPLAVGDDPTELSPRRSFSQWHQVVEGTSSPWTSANRTTARLIGESVADVIQQFRSVRVLIAQAQLAQVRSQIQVADQPILIAAPDGSILLATESLERLLGSERAPPECLDDLLSRLTEPLDREQRVSDLMRHHRPWRGEVCLATRDQGEQRFLLRADPVFSSPGRVLGFVFLLTDLTARKAAEAARQRFQAGILEQQKIMRTPLNSTADPVYRNLLSALVNNAQLAALEVTDGVDPARVPAMVDGVQTSVSRATELLEHLVWYAGQMK, from the coding sequence TTGATTCCTGATGTAGCGTCTTCTCCCGCATTCGGACAGGCGAGCCTGTCGAATTGCGAGCGCGAACAGATTCAGCATGCCGCCTCCATCCAGCCGCGGGGCGCCTTGCTGGTGGTGCGCGAGCCCGCGCTGGATATCGTCCAGGCGAGCGCCAACGCGGGCGATGTGTTCGGTTGCGAGGAGAGTCCGCTCGGCTGGTCGCTCGACGATCTGGGCGGCGGTCTGGAACAGCGTGTCCGCCCGCACCTCAGGCATCCGCTCAGCGTTATTCCCTTGGTGTTGCGCGGCGATGTCGGGCGCTCGCGGCAGGCGTTCGACATCCTTGTGCATCGCCCGCCGGCCGGCGGACTGGTGATCGAGTTCGAACCCGCCGGGCCGGCTGTGGAGCTTTTCGGACCGGTTCAGAGTGCGTTGCAGACCATCATGGATGCCCCCTCGCTTCCCGCGCTCTGCGACGAGAGCGCACGTATCTTCAAGGAGATCGCCGGTTATGATCGGGTCATGGTCTATCGGTTCGACGATGAGGGTCATGGCGAGGTCTTTGCCGAATGCTGCGAACCCGATCAGGAGCCGTATCTCGGAAACCGCTATCCGGACTCGGATATTCCCCAGATCGCGCGCCGTCTCTATGAGCGTAATCGCATCCGTCTTTTGGTCGACGTGGACGACGTCCCGATTCCGCTCCTGCCGAGGCTCTCGCCCCTGACGGGCGAGGATCTGGATATGTCGCTGTGCACGCTACGCAGCCTGTCCCCGATCCATCTTCAGTACCTCCGCAACATGGGCGTCAAGGCAACCCTGGTCGCCTCGCTGTTGGTCGGGGGGCGGCTGTGGGGGATGGTGGCCTGCCATCACCGCACGTCCCGGCCCATGCAATACGAGATCCGTGCCGCGTGCGAGTTGCTGTCGGAGGCGGTTGCGACACGGATCGCGGCACTGGAGAGTTTTGTCCAGGCGCAGGCCGAGATTTCGGTGCGGCGTCTGGAACAGCGCATGATCGAAGGGATCGCGCGCGAGGGCGATTGGACCTCGGCCCTTTTCGATCATCCGCAGTCATTGCTGCAACCGTTAGATGCCGCCGGCGCCGCGCTCTTCTACGATGGCCGGGTACTCACCACCGGCGAGGTTCCAGGGACGCAGGAACTGCGCGGAATCGCGGCCTGGCTGGATGGACAGCCGAGCGCGCCGGTGATGGCCACGGCCGCGCTGGGACGGGAGTCGCCGCGGCTTGCCGCCGTGAAGTCGGTGGCGAGCGGGGTGTTGGCCACCCCGATCTCGAAATGCGTCGGCGAGTATCTGCTCTGGTTTCGTCCCGAGCGCGTCCGTACCGTGACCTGGGCGGGGAATCCGTTCAAGCCGCTTGCTGTGGGGGACGATCCGACCGAATTGTCCCCCCGGCGTTCCTTCAGCCAATGGCATCAGGTGGTCGAGGGCACCTCCAGCCCCTGGACCTCGGCCAATCGAACCACTGCGCGTCTGATCGGCGAGTCGGTCGCGGATGTCATCCAGCAATTCCGGTCGGTGCGGGTGCTGATCGCCCAGGCGCAGCTTGCCCAGGTCCGTTCGCAGATCCAGGTGGCGGATCAGCCGATTCTGATCGCCGCGCCCGATGGCTCGATTCTGCTGGCAACCGAGTCGCTGGAACGGCTTCTGGGGTCGGAGCGCGCGCCGCCCGAGTGTCTCGACGATCTGTTAAGCCGCCTGACGGAGCCGCTCGACCGGGAGCAGCGGGTCAGCGATCTGATGCGTCATCATCGTCCCTGGCGTGGCGAGGTCTGTCTGGCGACCCGCGATCAGGGCGAGCAGCGGTTTTTGCTACGGGCCGATCCGGTGTTCTCCTCGCCCGGGCGGGTGTTGGGATTCGTGTTTCTGCTCACCGATCTGACCGCCCGCAAGGCGGCGGAAGCGGCCCGGCAGCGGTTTCAGGCAGGCATCCTGGAGCAGCAGAAAATCATGCGCACACCCTTGAACTCGACCGCCGATCCCGTGTATCGCAACCTGCTCTCCGCCCTCGTGAACAACGCCCAGCTTGCGGCGCTGGAAGTCACGGATGGCGTCGATCCGGCCCGTGTGCCGGCGATGGTCGATGGGGTACAGACCTCGGTCTCGCGGGCGACCGAGCTGCTCGAACATCTTGTGTGGTATGCGGGGCAGATGAAATAA
- a CDS encoding methyl-accepting chemotaxis protein — MNFRSLRFKIAMWSGLSLVLLGTALTLYSIGALKQQVEHQRQAALSNAKQLLLDGALTRTKEVEASIAPALQAARVLSQMLGTLPSQKEEPPARPTREPSDAEPLGTSTASVPEASTVRQFGREAIDRILQSVLRGHPDFLGVYTAWEPNAFDGRDADFIGQPGTDASGRLIPYWSRAADGKLALEPLVNYEIPGDGDYYLLPKTTGIEHVIDPYAYTVQGKEVLLTSLVVPIRINDQFQGIAGVDLALDRLQQMIDKTANALYEGAAQIAILASNGAIVAASDQPQLIGKPLSALHGDWQDELKIIQAARALVEEDEGNLLAVAPIRFGERTPPWAVQLTLPMAHVLAQADAAAADGQRAIKIMIGVAILCVALGVGLMLVVAGMIVRPIRRLNLALHDIADGEGDLTHDLDASGRDELAELARAFNAFQGKLRELIHQLADGGRQVASAADQLSATSDRSADIVNRQHSETDQVATAMNEMTATVAEVARYATDAAEATRQANQQADAGRTAVARSVDAMQMLSQQVQSATDAIARVSTDASEITTILDVIGGIARQTNLLALNAAIEAARAGEQGRGFAVVADEVRTLAGRTQDSTREIQDMIERLQSGTRSAVEVMDAGQTKARDSLEAVAEAADAIETMASSVVSIKDMNIQIASAAEEQTAVAEEIDRNLSTIVQLVEQVSTDATESSRAAQTLKQLAIEQNARVGRFKA; from the coding sequence ATGAATTTCCGCTCGCTTCGCTTCAAAATCGCCATGTGGTCGGGTCTCTCGCTCGTCCTACTGGGCACGGCGCTCACCCTCTACTCGATCGGGGCTCTCAAGCAGCAGGTCGAGCACCAGCGCCAGGCGGCGCTCTCGAACGCCAAGCAGCTCTTACTGGATGGAGCGCTCACCAGGACCAAGGAGGTCGAGGCGAGCATCGCGCCCGCCCTGCAGGCGGCCCGCGTCCTGTCGCAGATGCTCGGAACCCTGCCAAGCCAGAAGGAAGAGCCGCCGGCCAGGCCAACCCGCGAGCCCTCGGACGCGGAGCCCCTGGGAACATCCACGGCGAGCGTGCCCGAGGCGTCCACCGTCCGCCAGTTCGGCCGCGAGGCGATCGACCGGATCCTTCAGTCCGTGCTGCGCGGCCACCCCGACTTCCTCGGCGTCTACACCGCCTGGGAGCCCAACGCCTTCGACGGACGCGACGCAGACTTCATCGGCCAGCCGGGCACCGATGCCAGCGGGCGGCTCATCCCCTATTGGAGCCGCGCCGCGGACGGCAAGCTCGCCCTCGAACCCTTGGTGAACTATGAGATCCCCGGCGACGGCGACTACTATCTGCTGCCCAAGACAACCGGAATCGAGCATGTGATCGATCCCTATGCCTATACCGTCCAGGGGAAAGAGGTTCTGCTCACCTCACTGGTCGTCCCCATTCGGATCAACGACCAATTCCAGGGCATCGCCGGCGTGGATCTCGCCCTCGATCGTCTGCAACAGATGATCGACAAGACGGCCAACGCGCTCTACGAGGGTGCGGCCCAGATCGCCATCCTCGCCAGCAACGGCGCGATCGTCGCCGCCAGCGACCAGCCGCAACTGATCGGCAAACCTCTCTCCGCCCTCCATGGAGACTGGCAGGACGAACTCAAAATCATCCAGGCGGCGCGCGCCCTGGTCGAGGAGGACGAGGGTAATCTGCTCGCCGTCGCGCCCATTCGCTTCGGCGAGCGCACCCCCCCCTGGGCCGTGCAGCTCACGCTCCCGATGGCGCACGTCCTGGCTCAGGCGGACGCCGCCGCCGCGGACGGGCAGCGCGCCATCAAGATCATGATCGGCGTCGCCATCCTCTGCGTCGCCCTGGGCGTGGGTCTCATGCTCGTGGTCGCCGGCATGATCGTGCGCCCCATCCGCCGACTCAACCTGGCGCTGCACGACATCGCCGATGGCGAAGGCGACCTCACGCACGACCTCGATGCCTCGGGTCGGGACGAACTCGCCGAGCTGGCGCGTGCCTTCAACGCCTTTCAGGGCAAACTCCGGGAGTTGATCCATCAATTGGCCGACGGCGGCCGCCAGGTCGCCAGCGCCGCCGACCAGCTCTCGGCGACGAGCGACCGGAGCGCCGACATCGTCAACCGTCAGCACTCCGAAACCGATCAGGTGGCCACCGCGATGAACGAGATGACCGCCACCGTGGCCGAGGTGGCCCGCTACGCAACGGATGCCGCCGAGGCGACCCGGCAGGCCAACCAGCAGGCCGATGCCGGACGCACGGCGGTCGCGCGCTCGGTGGACGCCATGCAGATGCTCTCGCAGCAGGTCCAGTCGGCAACCGACGCCATCGCGCGGGTCTCCACCGACGCCAGCGAGATCACCACCATCCTCGACGTGATCGGAGGCATCGCCCGCCAGACCAACCTCCTCGCGCTCAACGCCGCCATCGAAGCCGCGCGCGCCGGCGAGCAGGGCCGCGGCTTCGCCGTGGTCGCCGACGAGGTGCGTACCCTGGCGGGCCGCACGCAGGACTCGACGCGCGAGATCCAGGACATGATCGAGCGGCTCCAGAGCGGCACCCGCAGCGCGGTGGAGGTCATGGATGCCGGTCAAACCAAGGCTCGGGATAGCTTGGAGGCGGTGGCCGAGGCGGCGGACGCGATCGAGACCATGGCGAGTTCGGTGGTCTCGATCAAGGACATGAACATCCAGATCGCCAGCGCCGCCGAGGAACAGACCGCCGTCGCCGAGGAGATCGACCGCAACCTGAGTACCATCGTGCAGCTTGTCGAGCAGGTGTCCACCGACGCCACGGAGAGCAGTCGCGCCGCGCAGACGCTCAAGCAGCTTGCCATTGAGCAGAACGCGCGCGTTGGGCGCTTCAAGGCCTGA
- a CDS encoding YfbM family protein — MCQTPNKQLQQTVVGRRVRAASDPFHCAHAARWTRNRAAAELRRLGVTPSVRRPEFMSILCSLYRLTEQQSKNLLVFPEAVSDLLGYAPPPTKSSFLSRIFGKSRNDEPSPRRKLDPVVESETLELNQAWHILHYLLSGSDAEGEWPSAFIMSGGHKIGPDLGYGPARLLNTELSKEVADFLSAPSRQALNAAYVAQDIQAAKIYWQVASEPNERQRQIEELWSMVQDMRTYFDRTAQAGSSILVHIY; from the coding sequence TTGTGCCAGACGCCGAACAAGCAGTTGCAGCAGACCGTGGTAGGTCGGCGCGTGCGCGCCGCAAGTGATCCATTTCATTGTGCACATGCGGCGCGCTGGACGCGCAATCGCGCGGCCGCTGAACTGCGGCGTTTAGGCGTCACTCCATCTGTCCGGAGACCCGAATTCATGAGCATACTGTGCAGCCTGTATCGGCTGACCGAACAGCAGTCCAAGAATTTGCTAGTCTTCCCTGAAGCAGTAAGCGACCTTCTGGGCTATGCACCACCCCCGACGAAGTCTAGTTTCCTGTCCAGAATCTTCGGGAAGTCCCGAAATGATGAGCCATCCCCGAGACGGAAACTCGATCCGGTCGTGGAGAGCGAGACCTTGGAACTCAATCAGGCTTGGCACATCCTTCACTACCTCCTCTCAGGCAGCGATGCGGAAGGCGAGTGGCCCTCGGCGTTCATCATGTCCGGCGGTCACAAGATTGGGCCAGACCTCGGTTATGGACCAGCGCGGCTACTAAACACGGAGCTGTCAAAGGAGGTCGCCGACTTCCTCTCCGCTCCGTCGCGACAGGCGCTGAATGCCGCATATGTTGCACAAGACATTCAGGCAGCCAAGATCTACTGGCAGGTCGCTTCAGAGCCCAATGAAAGGCAACGCCAGATCGAAGAACTATGGAGCATGGTCCAGGATATGCGAACCTACTTCGATCGAACTGCACAAGCAGGAAGCTCTATTCTCGTGCACATCTACTGA
- a CDS encoding SET domain-containing protein, with protein MRRSHAHSPLARTLYTMPSPIHGQGCFARVRFEVGEYIGTFEGPEVGQDGPHVLWLYDAEADVLIGRRGDNLLRWLNHSDQPNAEFDGFDLHARRAIVADEEITIDYGAAS; from the coding sequence TTGCGCCGCAGTCACGCCCATTCTCCGCTAGCGCGCACGCTCTACACGATGCCGTCGCCGATTCACGGCCAAGGCTGTTTCGCCAGGGTCCGCTTCGAGGTTGGCGAATATATCGGTACCTTTGAAGGCCCGGAAGTCGGACAGGACGGACCCCATGTGCTTTGGCTCTATGATGCCGAGGCCGATGTCCTGATCGGTCGTCGCGGCGACAATCTGCTGCGCTGGCTGAATCACAGCGACCAGCCGAATGCCGAGTTCGACGGTTTCGATCTCCATGCCCGGCGTGCGATTGTGGCGGACGAGGAAATCACCATCGACTATGGGGCCGCTTCATGA
- a CDS encoding thioredoxin family protein has translation MASLETPVCDFGSPAPNFSLPGVDGKTWTRDDCKGERGLLVMFICNHCPYVQAVRDRIVRDAKELAALGIGCVAIMSNDVNDYPEDSFENMQRVAEEFAFPFPYLLDESQAVARAYGAVCTPDFFGYDANLGLQYRGRLDASRKEAAPANVRRDLFEAMKQVAETGAGPADQIPSMGCSIKWRAD, from the coding sequence ATGGCGTCACTTGAAACTCCTGTCTGCGATTTCGGCAGCCCCGCGCCGAATTTCTCGCTCCCCGGTGTCGACGGCAAGACCTGGACCCGCGACGACTGCAAGGGCGAGCGCGGACTGCTGGTGATGTTCATCTGCAATCACTGTCCTTATGTGCAGGCGGTGCGTGACCGCATCGTCCGCGATGCCAAGGAACTGGCTGCGCTCGGGATCGGTTGCGTGGCGATCATGTCTAATGACGTCAACGATTATCCCGAGGACTCGTTCGAGAACATGCAACGGGTCGCCGAGGAATTCGCGTTTCCCTTTCCTTATCTTTTGGACGAAAGCCAGGCGGTCGCCCGCGCCTATGGGGCCGTCTGCACGCCGGATTTCTTCGGCTATGACGCCAATCTCGGGCTTCAGTACCGGGGACGACTCGACGCCAGCCGCAAGGAAGCTGCGCCCGCCAATGTGCGCCGCGATCTGTTCGAGGCCATGAAACAGGTCGCCGAAACCGGTGCCGGACCGGCCGATCAGATCCCGAGCATGGGTTGTTCGATCAAGTGGCGGGCCGATTGA
- a CDS encoding DUF6928 family protein: MGAKTWMLVFANSNVREALAGSPPLDREATQKLANTLFPGEKLEPIGDGDLSYTCPPDNEVHIGCFPGVSVVAAKEFGIDYPSKLPQRFIAAGGNGTVTLHAMHSVVDWFAYATWANGKLVRSLSLSPDSGIMEDIGQRLSFEEPYWSGEPPTVDSQEEMDDYPLPFHPLELGEAILKAQFGYQLEGYIDASLLEPESIPLVRYKRTRSPWWKFW, from the coding sequence ATGGGCGCGAAGACTTGGATGCTCGTATTTGCAAACTCGAATGTGCGCGAGGCACTCGCCGGCAGCCCTCCTTTGGACCGCGAGGCAACCCAGAAGCTAGCCAATACCCTCTTCCCTGGCGAGAAACTCGAACCAATTGGGGATGGCGATCTTTCCTACACATGTCCGCCGGACAACGAAGTGCATATCGGTTGCTTTCCGGGAGTATCGGTTGTTGCGGCCAAAGAATTCGGCATCGATTACCCCTCAAAATTACCCCAGAGGTTCATCGCTGCTGGTGGCAATGGAACGGTCACGCTTCACGCCATGCACAGCGTGGTTGATTGGTTTGCGTACGCGACATGGGCAAACGGAAAGCTAGTGCGTTCCCTGAGCCTATCTCCGGATAGTGGCATCATGGAGGACATCGGACAGCGCCTGTCTTTTGAAGAACCATACTGGTCCGGAGAACCTCCCACTGTTGATAGTCAAGAAGAAATGGATGATTACCCGCTCCCGTTCCACCCTCTGGAACTCGGCGAGGCCATTTTGAAAGCCCAGTTCGGCTATCAGCTTGAGGGCTATATTGATGCCTCGCTGCTTGAACCTGAGTCGATTCCGTTGGTTCGCTACAAGCGCACCCGCTCGCCGTGGTGGAAGTTCTGGTGA
- the ppsR gene encoding transcriptional regulator PpsR, with translation MTTRNLPQPDVTLFLDREGVIRRAALSTSLPGEGLDAWVGRPWSETVEPEGGESLRQLVEDAAISGVSAFRQVTQRFPSGRALPIEYTAVRLGGQAGLVAIGRSLQAVTELQSRLVEAQQTMERDYWKLREVETRYRLLFRSSTDAVLLLRASTLGIVEANPVAATALGLTPPVTAAGQEFLAALLPAERDALQAMLNRVAEQGQAPGILLQLGTPRVAWMVHASLLSSESGAVYLLQLSPAEAVAGVAEARAKLARTPPLEELLERLPDGFAITDRLGLIQRANQGCLDLLQMPTESSVIHETLGRWLGHPGADLAVLLANVQRLGAVRMFATVLHGELGTETDVEISAAGNREADPEFVVVLIRAVGRRLTPPRHADRLNDRLGALTGQIGKHSLRTLVEETVGVVERYYIEEALEATRGNRTATAELLGLSRQSLYVKLNRYGLDTESVRAAHGNVE, from the coding sequence ATGACGACCCGAAACCTGCCACAACCCGATGTGACGCTTTTCCTTGATCGCGAGGGGGTGATTCGTCGCGCCGCGCTATCGACGAGCCTTCCCGGCGAGGGATTGGATGCCTGGGTGGGGCGTCCCTGGTCCGAGACCGTCGAGCCGGAAGGCGGCGAGAGCCTGCGCCAATTGGTCGAGGATGCCGCGATCAGCGGGGTGTCGGCCTTTCGGCAGGTGACGCAGCGCTTTCCGAGCGGGCGTGCGCTGCCGATCGAATATACGGCGGTGCGTCTCGGCGGACAGGCCGGTCTGGTCGCGATCGGCCGCAGCCTGCAGGCCGTGACGGAGCTTCAGTCGCGACTCGTCGAGGCACAGCAGACGATGGAGCGCGATTACTGGAAGCTGCGCGAGGTCGAGACGCGCTATCGGCTGCTGTTTCGCTCCTCGACCGATGCCGTGCTGCTGCTGCGCGCCAGTACGCTCGGGATCGTCGAGGCGAATCCGGTCGCCGCCACGGCTTTGGGCCTGACGCCGCCAGTGACCGCCGCCGGACAGGAGTTTCTGGCAGCACTGCTGCCCGCCGAGCGGGATGCCTTGCAAGCGATGTTGAACCGAGTGGCGGAGCAGGGGCAGGCTCCAGGGATCCTGCTTCAGCTCGGGACGCCGCGCGTGGCCTGGATGGTGCACGCCTCGCTCCTGTCGTCGGAGTCCGGCGCCGTGTATCTCTTGCAGTTGTCGCCGGCCGAGGCGGTCGCGGGCGTGGCGGAGGCGCGCGCCAAGCTGGCGCGAACGCCGCCCCTGGAGGAGTTGCTGGAGCGCCTGCCGGATGGCTTTGCGATCACCGATCGGCTGGGCTTGATCCAACGGGCCAATCAAGGCTGTCTCGATCTGCTGCAGATGCCGACCGAGAGTTCGGTGATCCATGAGACACTCGGGCGCTGGCTCGGCCATCCGGGCGCCGATCTGGCGGTGCTGCTGGCGAATGTGCAGCGCCTGGGCGCGGTGCGGATGTTCGCGACCGTCCTGCATGGCGAACTGGGCACGGAGACGGATGTCGAAATTTCCGCGGCGGGGAATCGGGAGGCCGACCCGGAGTTCGTCGTCGTCCTGATCCGCGCCGTGGGCCGCCGGCTGACGCCACCGCGCCACGCCGATCGGCTGAACGATCGTCTGGGCGCGTTGACCGGGCAGATCGGCAAGCATTCGCTGCGTACGCTGGTGGAGGAGACCGTGGGCGTGGTGGAGCGTTACTATATCGAGGAGGCGCTGGAAGCGACCCGAGGCAACCGGACCGCCACCGCCGAACTGCTTGGATTGAGCCGTCAAAGTCTCTACGTCAAACTGAACCGTTACGGGTTGGATACCGAGTCCGTGCGCGCCGCGCATGGCAATGTTGAATGA